The Gammaproteobacteria bacterium DNA window CATATTCATAAACAATAGGAAAATACTGAAAGGATATGGCATCTTACCTCGAAACACCCAAGTGACCCGCGTGTTACCCCCAGCCTGTTTCTCGGTACCCATATAGCTGACATTAACCGAGTCAAACGGCTTATAAAACCGCACTTCTGTTTCTATGCTAACCCCTTCCTCAATTCTGACAATTTCCTGTTCGCCTTTGCCCACATGTCTTTTAGTGCTATCCCAGGCGTAGACAAAACCTTTGCGGCCATCCTCACCACGATAGGCCTTTTTCATGTCCGGATCCAATTTAGCCCAGACGCTATAGTTAGATTGATTCTTTAAATGCTTGATGTAATTAAATACATATGTGATATCGCGATTAACCACAATATTGCGTTCCAATTCATACTCACCGGGGACCACGGCTGCAATTATCA harbors:
- a CDS encoding SRPBCC family protein encodes the protein MKILLKLFVSLLVAMVLAVLIIAAVVPGEYELERNIVVNRDITYVFNYIKHLKNQSNYSVWAKLDPDMKKAYRGEDGRKGFVYAWDSTKRHVGKGEQEIVRIEEGVSIETEVRFYKPFDSVNVSYMGTEKQAGGNTRVTWVFRGKMPYPFSIFLLFMNMDQEVGEDLQQGLVNLKTVLEARS